In Prunus dulcis chromosome 2, ALMONDv2, whole genome shotgun sequence, a single genomic region encodes these proteins:
- the LOC117618326 gene encoding protein FAR1-RELATED SEQUENCE 5-like, whose amino-acid sequence MLGVNNHGQTIVLACAFLSKETTESFVWMFEEFKKAMPGGEPKTIITDQDAAMDRAISIAFPTTFHRLCIWHITSKFSVKLPSDAYKEYWREFQKAIWDTDNKDEFDAKWNIVVTKAGFTDHPWLSSMFDLRESWVPAYTRQFFAAGMSSSQRAEGSHGFFKQYISRRNSLMDFIIRFERALSHQREKETSPSNNDESTPIDRSDPLFDEFDRMHGPTE is encoded by the exons atgttgggagttAATAACCATGGTCAGACAATTGTCTTAGCATGCGCATTTTTGAGCAAGGAAACGACTGAGTcgtttgtttggatgtttgaggAGTTTAAGAAAGCCATGCCAGGTGGGGAACCTAAAACGATCattacagatcaagatgcGGCAATGGACAGAGCGATTTCAATAGCCTTCCCGACTACATTTCATCGACTTTGCATATGGCACATCACATCAAAGTTCTCTGTTAAGTTACCATCTGACGCTTATAAGGAGTATTGGCGTGAATTTCAGAAAGCCATATGGGATACTGACAAtaaggatgagtttgatgcaaaatggaatattgtggTTACAAAGGCTGGTTTTACTGACCATCCATGGCtaagttcaatgtttgatttaagggAATCTTGGGTTCCAGCCTACACACGACAATTTTTTGCCGCTGGAATGTCAAGCAGCCAAAGAGCGGAAGGTTCTCATGGATTTTTCAAGCAATAcatatcaaggagaaattcgttGATGGATTTCATAATACGATTTGAGAGGGCACTTTCTCATCAACGTGAAAAAGA GACATCACCGTCGAACAATGACGAATCAACTCCAATAGATCGTAGTGACCCATTATTCGACGAATTTGACAGGATGCACGGACCAACTGAATGA